In Cyprinus carpio isolate SPL01 chromosome A1, ASM1834038v1, whole genome shotgun sequence, the following proteins share a genomic window:
- the LOC109094522 gene encoding integrin alpha-6-like isoform X2 produces the protein MGSYRTLTLPLLSLLGWSLISAFNLDTDYVIKKTGDANSLFGFSLAMHRQLRPADKRMLLVGSPRARALPGQKSKITGGMYNCDIHSPSQSCQRVMFDNEENDLSEIKENQWMGVTVQSQGPGGKILVCAHRYQRRMFMGSVQELRDLTGRCYVLSEDLTINSASDEDGGDWIFCNGRNRGHERFGSCQQGLSATFTKDHHYLVFGAPGAYNWKGVVRIEQKNSSLWERNIFDDGPYEVGDESRLDPDLVPVPANSYLGFSLDSGKMLTKRGQLIIVAGAPRANHSGAVVLLKKDSSMLTAEYILEGAGLASSFGYDLAVLDINGDGWQDIVVGAPQYFIKDGDVGGAIYVYLNEEGAWDKITPKRIEGAAYSMFGLAVENMGDVNMDGCHDVAVGAPYDSNGAGNVYIFHGSPQGLKKTQVLGGKDHNVKLFGYSLAGNMDLDRNYYPDLAIGSLSDSVFVYRARSVISIEKTVTTTPKELDLTKKNCGKDICFEVKACFKFSVKPKTYNPTLKVQYSIKVESERKKLNLPSRVIFTPRSVNEYESTGDVELKGQGTESCVSRVLRLQEPLRDKLRGIPIEVSVEILNPSTRRKRQNALPKLLPILDSHQDARTVTKVQFIKEGCGADNVCQSDLQLQYKFHTREPNRDIFNPLPEEKGVPILSLSDQKDIALEIKVLNKGEDAYEAQLTSSFPKSLSYSDVHTESDDKTVTCLANQNGSQADCELGNPFKKDAETTFYIILSTGGISLDTTEIEIDLKLKTTSNQKQLQAIKAKAIVKIQLLLSLSGIAKPSQVFFTGEVKGESAMKLATDVGSPIDYEFRVTNLGKPLKSFGTASMNIQWPKHNSQGKWLLYLMKMTSTGLDSFICSNQDEVNKLSLKEPSVSRTKREIGETPAKEGTVSLFTEKRKYTVLSCEDGAECITFRCPLRGMDSNAVISLRAYLWNSTFLEDYAKLNYIDIIVKASLDFKTSATNIQLKNEAAQVRVIVFPERKVPQYGGMPWWVILVAILLGLLMLGLLVFLLWKCGFFGKSGKEPEKEKLTSDA, from the exons ATGGGATCTTACAGGACATTGACTTTACCGCTTCTCAGTTTGTTGGGATGGTCGCTGATCTCTGCCTTCAACCTGGACACAGACTATGTAATCAAGAAAACGGGAGATGCCAACAGCTTGTTCGGGTTCTCCCTTGCCATGCACCGACAACTCAGACCAGCTGATAAAAGAAT GTTGCTTGTCGGTTCCCCAAGGGCTAGGGCATTGCCCGGGCAGAAGTCAAAAATTACAGGAGGCATGTACAACTGTGACATACATTCTCCCAGTCAGTCATGTCAAAGAGTGATGTTTGACAATGAAG AAAACGACTTATCTGAAATTAAGGAAAACCAGTGGATGGGAGTTACTGTACAGAGCCAGGGACCTGGAGGAAAGATATTG GTCTGTGCGCATCGCTACCAGCGCCGCATGTTTATGGGCTCAGTTCAGGAGCTGCGTGACTTGACCGGTCGCTGCTACGTACTAAGTGAGGACCTAACGATTAATAGTGCCTCAGATGAAGATGGAGGAGACTGGATCTTCTGCAAcgggagaaacagaggacacGAGCGCTTTGGATCATGCCAGCAGGGTCTATCTGCCACATTCACAAAGGACCATCACTATCTGGTGTTTGGAGCACCGGGTGCTTACAATTGGAAAG GAGTGGTGAGGATAGAGCAGAAGAACAGTTCTCTGTGGGAACGGAATATCTTTGATGACGGCCCATATGAAGTTGGGGATGAGAGCCGACTTGATCCAGACTTGGTGCCTGTCCCTGCTAACAGTTATTTAG GTTTCTCTCTGGACTCTGGAAAAATGCTGACCAAGAGAGGTCAGTTGATTATAGTTGCTGGGGCTCCAAGAGCCAATCACAGCGGGGCAGTTGTGCTATTAAAGAAGGACTCATCCATGTTGACAGCTGAGTACATCCTAGAGGGTGCCGGACTTGCCTCTTCCTTTGGCTATGATCTTGCAGTGCTTGACATCAATGGAGATGG GTGGCAGGACATTGTAGTCGGAGCACCTCAGTACTTTATTAAGGACGGTGATGTCGGTGGGGCCATCTATGTTTATCTTAACGAGGAAGGGGCTTGGGACAAGATCACCCCTAAAAGAATTGAGGGAGCTGCTTATTCCATGTTTGGTTTGGCTGTGGAAAACATGGGAGATGTGAACATGGATGGTTGTCATG ATGTTGCTGTTGGTGCCCCATATGACAGTAACGGAGCTGGAAACGTATATATCTTCCATGGTTCACCTCAAGGACTGAAAAAAACCCAG GTTCTTGGAGGAAAAGATCACAATGTGAAACTCTTTGGATACTCTCTTGCCGGGAACATGGATTTGGACAGAAATTATTACCCTGATCTGGCTATCGGATCTCTCTCTGATTCAGTGTTTGTGTACAG GGCCCGGTCAGTTATCAGCATTGAAAAGACTGTTACCACCACTCCAAAGGAGCTAGACCTCACTAAGAAAAACTGTGGAAAAGATATATG CTTTGAGGTGAAAGCCTGCTTCAAATTTTCAGTCAAACCCAAAACCTACAATCCTACTCTGA aAGTGCAATACTCTATCAAGGTTGAATCTGAAAGGAAGAAACTTAATCTTCCTTCTAGAGTCATCTTCACCCCGCGCTCAGTAAATGAGTATGAAAGCACAGGAGATGTAGAGCTCAAGGGTCAGGGCACAGAAAGCTGCGTCTCCAGAGTCCTCAGACTGCAG GAACCCCTAAGAGACAAACTGAGAGGAATCCCGATTGAAGTCTCTGTGGAGATCCTGAACCCATCCACACGTAGGAAGAGACAGAATGCTCTCCCTAAACTGCTTCCCATCCTGGACTCTCATCAAGATGCCAGAACTGTTACCAAG GTTCAGTTTATCAAGGAAGGATGTGGTGCTGATAATGTCTGTCAGAGTGACCTGCAACTACAGTATAAATTCCACACCAGGGAACCAAACAGAGACATCTTTAATCCATTACCTGa GGAAAAAGGAGTTCCCATCCTGTCTCTGAGTGATCAGAAGGATATTGCCTTGGAGATCAAGGTGCTCAACAAGGGTGAAGATGCTTATGAAGCACAGCTGACTTCCTCGTTCCCCAAATCGCTCTCTTATTCTGACGTTCACACTGAATCTGAT GATAAGACAGTCACCTGTCTAGCCAATCAGAACGGGTCACAAGCTGATTGTGAACTTGGAAATCCATTCAAAAAAGATGCTGAG ACAACTTTTTACATCATTCTGAGCACGGGTGGAATTTCTTTGGATACCACTGAAATTGAAATTGACCTTAAACTCAAAAC GACAAGTAATCAGAAGCAGTTGCAAGCAATCAAAGCCAAAGCCATTGTTAAGATCCAGCTGCTGTTGTCCCTCTCAGG CATTGCTAAGCCATCTCAGGTCTTCTTTACTGGAGAAGTTAAAGGAGAGAGCGCAATGAAGTTGGCAACTGACGTGGGCAGTCCAATTGACTATGAATTCAGG gTTACAAATTTGGGCAAACCCCTTAAATCATTCGGCACGGCTTCTATGAATATCCAATGGCCTAAACATAACTCTCAAGGCAAGTGGCTGCTGTACCTCATGAAGATGACCTCAACCGGTTTAGACAGCTTCATCTGCTCCAACCAAGATGAAGTCAACAAACTCAGTTTGAAG GAGCCTTCAGTGTCACGAACTAAACGTGAAATTGGGGAAACTCCTGCAAAAGAGGGAACAGTCTCTCTTTTTACTGAGAAGAGGAAATACACAGTTTTG TCGTGTGAGGATGGGGCGGAGTGCATCACATTCAGATGTCCTCTAAGGGGAATGGACAGCAATGCTGTCATCAGTCTGAGAGCGTACCTTTGGAACTCTACCTTCCTGGAG GACTATGCAAAATTGAACTACATTGACATTATTGTCAAGGCATCACTTGATTTCAAGACCTCAGCTACAAATATCCAGctgaaaaatgaagcagcacag GTACGTGTTATTGTGTTTCCGGAACGCAAAGTTCCGCAGTATGGCGGTATGCCCTGGTGGGTCATACTGGTGGCCATTTTACTAGGACTCCTTATGCTGGGCCTTTTGGTGTTCTTGCTTTGGAAG TGTGGTTTTTTCGGCAAAAGCGGCAAAGAACCTGAAAAAGAGAAGCTGACTTCAGATGCGTAA
- the LOC109094522 gene encoding integrin alpha-6-like isoform X1: protein MGSYRTLTLPLLSLLGWSLISAFNLDTDYVIKKTGDANSLFGFSLAMHRQLRPADKRMLLVGSPRARALPGQKSKITGGMYNCDIHSPSQSCQRVMFDNEENDLSEIKENQWMGVTVQSQGPGGKILVCAHRYQRRMFMGSVQELRDLTGRCYVLSEDLTINSASDEDGGDWIFCNGRNRGHERFGSCQQGLSATFTKDHHYLVFGAPGAYNWKGVVRIEQKNSSLWERNIFDDGPYEVGDESRLDPDLVPVPANSYLGFSLDSGKMLTKRGQLIIVAGAPRANHSGAVVLLKKDSSMLTAEYILEGAGLASSFGYDLAVLDINGDGWQDIVVGAPQYFIKDGDVGGAIYVYLNEEGAWDKITPKRIEGAAYSMFGLAVENMGDVNMDGCHDVAVGAPYDSNGAGNVYIFHGSPQGLKKTQVLGGKDHNVKLFGYSLAGNMDLDRNYYPDLAIGSLSDSVFVYRARSVISIEKTVTTTPKELDLTKKNCGKDICFEVKACFKFSVKPKTYNPTLKVQYSIKVESERKKLNLPSRVIFTPRSVNEYESTGDVELKGQGTESCVSRVLRLQEPLRDKLRGIPIEVSVEILNPSTRRKRQNALPKLLPILDSHQDARTVTKVQFIKEGCGADNVCQSDLQLQYKFHTREPNRDIFNPLPEEKGVPILSLSDQKDIALEIKVLNKGEDAYEAQLTSSFPKSLSYSDVHTESDDKTVTCLANQNGSQADCELGNPFKKDAETTFYIILSTGGISLDTTEIEIDLKLKTTSNQKQLQAIKAKAIVKIQLLLSLSGIAKPSQVFFTGEVKGESAMKLATDVGSPIDYEFRVTNLGKPLKSFGTASMNIQWPKHNSQGKWLLYLMKMTSTGLDSFICSNQDEVNKLSLKEPSVSRTKREIGETPAKEGTVSLFTEKRKYTVLSCEDGAECITFRCPLRGMDSNAVISLRAYLWNSTFLEDYAKLNYIDIIVKASLDFKTSATNIQLKNEAAQVRVIVFPERKVPQYGGMPWWVILVAILLGLLMLGLLVFLLWKCGFFKHSKYESIPSYNAVWIKKEERGKEPGEEEMDPREKKQWMAFWNENESYS from the exons ATGGGATCTTACAGGACATTGACTTTACCGCTTCTCAGTTTGTTGGGATGGTCGCTGATCTCTGCCTTCAACCTGGACACAGACTATGTAATCAAGAAAACGGGAGATGCCAACAGCTTGTTCGGGTTCTCCCTTGCCATGCACCGACAACTCAGACCAGCTGATAAAAGAAT GTTGCTTGTCGGTTCCCCAAGGGCTAGGGCATTGCCCGGGCAGAAGTCAAAAATTACAGGAGGCATGTACAACTGTGACATACATTCTCCCAGTCAGTCATGTCAAAGAGTGATGTTTGACAATGAAG AAAACGACTTATCTGAAATTAAGGAAAACCAGTGGATGGGAGTTACTGTACAGAGCCAGGGACCTGGAGGAAAGATATTG GTCTGTGCGCATCGCTACCAGCGCCGCATGTTTATGGGCTCAGTTCAGGAGCTGCGTGACTTGACCGGTCGCTGCTACGTACTAAGTGAGGACCTAACGATTAATAGTGCCTCAGATGAAGATGGAGGAGACTGGATCTTCTGCAAcgggagaaacagaggacacGAGCGCTTTGGATCATGCCAGCAGGGTCTATCTGCCACATTCACAAAGGACCATCACTATCTGGTGTTTGGAGCACCGGGTGCTTACAATTGGAAAG GAGTGGTGAGGATAGAGCAGAAGAACAGTTCTCTGTGGGAACGGAATATCTTTGATGACGGCCCATATGAAGTTGGGGATGAGAGCCGACTTGATCCAGACTTGGTGCCTGTCCCTGCTAACAGTTATTTAG GTTTCTCTCTGGACTCTGGAAAAATGCTGACCAAGAGAGGTCAGTTGATTATAGTTGCTGGGGCTCCAAGAGCCAATCACAGCGGGGCAGTTGTGCTATTAAAGAAGGACTCATCCATGTTGACAGCTGAGTACATCCTAGAGGGTGCCGGACTTGCCTCTTCCTTTGGCTATGATCTTGCAGTGCTTGACATCAATGGAGATGG GTGGCAGGACATTGTAGTCGGAGCACCTCAGTACTTTATTAAGGACGGTGATGTCGGTGGGGCCATCTATGTTTATCTTAACGAGGAAGGGGCTTGGGACAAGATCACCCCTAAAAGAATTGAGGGAGCTGCTTATTCCATGTTTGGTTTGGCTGTGGAAAACATGGGAGATGTGAACATGGATGGTTGTCATG ATGTTGCTGTTGGTGCCCCATATGACAGTAACGGAGCTGGAAACGTATATATCTTCCATGGTTCACCTCAAGGACTGAAAAAAACCCAG GTTCTTGGAGGAAAAGATCACAATGTGAAACTCTTTGGATACTCTCTTGCCGGGAACATGGATTTGGACAGAAATTATTACCCTGATCTGGCTATCGGATCTCTCTCTGATTCAGTGTTTGTGTACAG GGCCCGGTCAGTTATCAGCATTGAAAAGACTGTTACCACCACTCCAAAGGAGCTAGACCTCACTAAGAAAAACTGTGGAAAAGATATATG CTTTGAGGTGAAAGCCTGCTTCAAATTTTCAGTCAAACCCAAAACCTACAATCCTACTCTGA aAGTGCAATACTCTATCAAGGTTGAATCTGAAAGGAAGAAACTTAATCTTCCTTCTAGAGTCATCTTCACCCCGCGCTCAGTAAATGAGTATGAAAGCACAGGAGATGTAGAGCTCAAGGGTCAGGGCACAGAAAGCTGCGTCTCCAGAGTCCTCAGACTGCAG GAACCCCTAAGAGACAAACTGAGAGGAATCCCGATTGAAGTCTCTGTGGAGATCCTGAACCCATCCACACGTAGGAAGAGACAGAATGCTCTCCCTAAACTGCTTCCCATCCTGGACTCTCATCAAGATGCCAGAACTGTTACCAAG GTTCAGTTTATCAAGGAAGGATGTGGTGCTGATAATGTCTGTCAGAGTGACCTGCAACTACAGTATAAATTCCACACCAGGGAACCAAACAGAGACATCTTTAATCCATTACCTGa GGAAAAAGGAGTTCCCATCCTGTCTCTGAGTGATCAGAAGGATATTGCCTTGGAGATCAAGGTGCTCAACAAGGGTGAAGATGCTTATGAAGCACAGCTGACTTCCTCGTTCCCCAAATCGCTCTCTTATTCTGACGTTCACACTGAATCTGAT GATAAGACAGTCACCTGTCTAGCCAATCAGAACGGGTCACAAGCTGATTGTGAACTTGGAAATCCATTCAAAAAAGATGCTGAG ACAACTTTTTACATCATTCTGAGCACGGGTGGAATTTCTTTGGATACCACTGAAATTGAAATTGACCTTAAACTCAAAAC GACAAGTAATCAGAAGCAGTTGCAAGCAATCAAAGCCAAAGCCATTGTTAAGATCCAGCTGCTGTTGTCCCTCTCAGG CATTGCTAAGCCATCTCAGGTCTTCTTTACTGGAGAAGTTAAAGGAGAGAGCGCAATGAAGTTGGCAACTGACGTGGGCAGTCCAATTGACTATGAATTCAGG gTTACAAATTTGGGCAAACCCCTTAAATCATTCGGCACGGCTTCTATGAATATCCAATGGCCTAAACATAACTCTCAAGGCAAGTGGCTGCTGTACCTCATGAAGATGACCTCAACCGGTTTAGACAGCTTCATCTGCTCCAACCAAGATGAAGTCAACAAACTCAGTTTGAAG GAGCCTTCAGTGTCACGAACTAAACGTGAAATTGGGGAAACTCCTGCAAAAGAGGGAACAGTCTCTCTTTTTACTGAGAAGAGGAAATACACAGTTTTG TCGTGTGAGGATGGGGCGGAGTGCATCACATTCAGATGTCCTCTAAGGGGAATGGACAGCAATGCTGTCATCAGTCTGAGAGCGTACCTTTGGAACTCTACCTTCCTGGAG GACTATGCAAAATTGAACTACATTGACATTATTGTCAAGGCATCACTTGATTTCAAGACCTCAGCTACAAATATCCAGctgaaaaatgaagcagcacag GTACGTGTTATTGTGTTTCCGGAACGCAAAGTTCCGCAGTATGGCGGTATGCCCTGGTGGGTCATACTGGTGGCCATTTTACTAGGACTCCTTATGCTGGGCCTTTTGGTGTTCTTGCTTTGGAAG tGTGGATTTTTCAAACATTCCAAGTATGAAAGCATCCCCAGTTATAATGCTGTGTGGATAAAGAAGGAAGAGAGGGGAAAAGAGCCGGGGGAAGAGGAAATGGATCCTCGGGAGAAGAAACAATGGATGGCTTTTTGGAATGAGAATGAGAGCTACTCATAG